One Gimesia aquarii DNA segment encodes these proteins:
- a CDS encoding PQQ-binding-like beta-propeller repeat protein, with product MKSVTLLSLIVVGTLMTACSDSTQSTINVDSTKKKIPKTQTDPVTVVEVSFNDAQFVSRQNSKTGYWPNWLGPDYNGISPETNWRADWSQKPPTVLWRGNVGTGYSSISAANGRIYTMGHKAGNETVFCLDAETGKEIWKHTYPAELVNRLNAGGPGATPTIDGEFLYTNSRDGNLICFEVQTGKVVWEKRLTEAYQMKVPEWGFTCSPLVLGDKLIVEAGRLVALDKKTGAELWKSTPHMPGYGTPAAFEIDGTIYLALLNNECLTITRADDGKEVTTFDWPSPFATNSTTPIIDGKSIFISSGYGKGCALFDFDNLQLKTRYTNRDMKNHFNNSVLYQKHFYGMNGNSNLGRIVRLTCIDQQTGKMKWREAGFGCGSLLIANGKLIILSDEGTLVTAKASPESYQEISRFKVLDHQCWTVPVLCNGLVYCRDSAGNVACVDLRP from the coding sequence ATGAAGTCCGTCACTCTACTTAGTTTAATTGTCGTGGGCACGCTCATGACAGCCTGTAGTGATTCTACTCAATCGACCATTAATGTAGATTCCACAAAGAAGAAAATCCCAAAAACACAGACTGACCCTGTGACTGTGGTCGAAGTTTCATTTAATGATGCTCAGTTTGTCAGTCGACAGAATTCAAAGACTGGTTACTGGCCAAACTGGCTCGGACCTGATTACAACGGTATCTCACCAGAAACAAACTGGCGTGCGGATTGGTCGCAAAAACCACCCACTGTCCTGTGGCGTGGAAACGTGGGAACGGGTTATAGCTCGATCTCTGCAGCCAACGGCCGCATCTATACCATGGGGCATAAAGCAGGGAATGAAACAGTCTTTTGTCTGGATGCAGAGACCGGAAAAGAGATCTGGAAACATACCTACCCTGCTGAATTGGTCAATCGCCTGAATGCAGGAGGTCCTGGTGCGACCCCGACCATCGATGGAGAGTTTCTCTATACGAACAGTCGAGATGGGAATCTAATCTGTTTTGAAGTCCAGACAGGAAAAGTTGTTTGGGAAAAAAGATTGACCGAAGCCTATCAAATGAAAGTTCCCGAGTGGGGTTTCACCTGTTCGCCTCTGGTTCTTGGAGACAAACTGATTGTCGAAGCAGGCCGACTCGTCGCCCTCGATAAAAAAACGGGAGCCGAACTCTGGAAATCGACGCCACATATGCCCGGTTATGGAACACCGGCTGCTTTCGAAATCGATGGAACGATTTATCTAGCTCTGTTGAACAATGAATGTTTGACGATAACGCGTGCCGACGATGGAAAAGAAGTAACGACCTTCGACTGGCCTTCACCGTTTGCTACTAATTCCACGACTCCTATCATTGATGGAAAGAGCATCTTTATTTCTTCAGGTTATGGAAAAGGGTGTGCATTGTTTGATTTCGATAATCTGCAATTAAAAACCCGTTATACAAATCGCGATATGAAAAATCATTTCAACAATAGCGTGCTCTATCAAAAACATTTTTATGGAATGAACGGCAACTCTAATTTAGGGCGTATCGTACGCTTAACCTGCATTGATCAACAAACGGGAAAAATGAAATGGCGGGAAGCGGGATTTGGCTGTGGCTCTTTGCTGATTGCAAATGGCAAGCTTATCATTCTGTCTGATGAAGGGACATTGGTAACAGCAAAAGCTTCTCCAGAGTCATACCAGGAAATTTCCCGTTTTAAAGTCCTCGATCACCAATGCTGGACAGTCCCTGTCTTATGTAATGGACTCGTTTATTGTCGGGACTCAGCCGGAAACGTTGCCTGCGTCGATCTCCGACCGTAA
- a CDS encoding protoglobin family protein → MKHIDEAKLENDLLYRFQYLTEFIGVNEDDLQAIHSAADAIAPLVPTLVDAVYDQLFKYDCTKRHFVPRQHGYEGEIPESIETLTLDHEMIQFRKQHLGRYLEALVTRPYDEKMVQYLDMVGKIHTPKAGNKELNVPLVQMNALMGFVSNALVSTLLGLNLDRETEVKTLAAFNKLLWIQNDLITRHYQA, encoded by the coding sequence ATGAAACACATCGACGAAGCTAAGCTGGAAAACGACCTGCTATACCGATTTCAGTATCTCACCGAATTTATTGGTGTGAATGAAGATGATTTACAGGCAATCCATTCCGCAGCTGATGCGATCGCACCTTTGGTTCCTACCTTAGTTGATGCTGTTTATGACCAACTATTTAAATATGATTGCACAAAACGTCATTTTGTGCCACGCCAACACGGTTATGAAGGTGAAATTCCTGAAAGCATTGAGACACTAACTCTCGATCACGAAATGATTCAATTTCGTAAACAGCATCTCGGACGCTATCTGGAAGCTTTGGTGACAAGACCTTACGACGAGAAAATGGTGCAATATCTGGATATGGTAGGCAAGATTCACACTCCCAAAGCAGGCAATAAAGAATTGAATGTACCACTAGTACAGATGAATGCCCTCATGGGATTTGTTTCGAATGCGTTAGTCAGTACACTTCTCGGCCTGAATCTGGATCGGGAAACCGAAGTCAAAACTCTAGCGGCATTCAACAAATTACTCTGGATTCAGAATGATTTGATCACTCGTCATTATCAGGCATAA
- a CDS encoding RrF2 family transcriptional regulator translates to MFSQTVEYALRAIVHLADQSPNPCTTEQIAKATKVPQAYLSKVLQSLRQSQIVHSQRGIGGGISLVKTPDALNLLEVVNAVDPICRIKTCPLGLKGHGTNLCPLHRKLDDAMRETETAFSETSLADILSSSTNSYPLCNEPHERLTTLEGSPALPTTKR, encoded by the coding sequence ATGTTTTCCCAGACAGTTGAATATGCACTCAGAGCGATTGTTCATTTAGCGGACCAGTCTCCAAATCCGTGCACAACAGAGCAAATTGCGAAAGCCACCAAAGTCCCTCAAGCATATCTTTCGAAAGTATTACAGAGCCTGCGTCAGTCCCAAATCGTACATTCGCAAAGAGGCATTGGTGGAGGCATATCACTGGTGAAGACACCTGATGCATTGAATCTGCTGGAAGTGGTCAACGCAGTCGATCCGATTTGCAGAATCAAAACGTGTCCACTTGGACTCAAAGGTCATGGCACAAATTTATGTCCATTACATCGCAAGCTGGACGATGCAATGCGAGAAACAGAAACGGCCTTTTCTGAAACGTCTTTAGCAGACATTCTTTCTTCCTCTACCAACAGCTATCCTCTTTGCAATGAACCGCACGAACGACTCACAACACTGGAAGGCTCACCCGCTCTTCCCACCACAAAGCGATAG
- a CDS encoding zinc metallopeptidase: MSQLSVLSAPRQVLIAVVFLILPHFAMGCATTPYAYQTNVISHPEMAFEDGESQFERGKPKPILDGIGWVVGIPGKILLWDRRIDNHHVSEETEVALAEYLDKNGLDQVKVRINEYDPLGEWRRLRKNKSVSWGWRYTAGTLTALHYTLLPGRIIGGDNYNPFTNTINLYSDHAAVALHEGGHAKDFASRKYKGTYAVATALPVLSLWPEAIATNDALGYLRAEEDYEGEEEAYRVLYPAYATYVAGAASPLLSYGDLVITAGAVIPGHLLGRWKAHEVKQDQLARISSRPAIQQVSSESNEIQQVQKIDEPGVVRHMHFENESEQ, translated from the coding sequence ATGTCTCAATTGAGCGTACTTTCTGCGCCACGTCAGGTTCTGATTGCGGTTGTGTTTCTGATATTGCCCCATTTTGCCATGGGCTGTGCGACCACACCTTATGCATATCAGACAAACGTGATTTCGCATCCGGAAATGGCTTTCGAGGATGGTGAGTCACAATTCGAACGCGGGAAACCCAAGCCAATCTTGGATGGCATTGGCTGGGTCGTGGGTATTCCAGGAAAAATTCTTCTCTGGGATCGTCGCATTGACAATCATCATGTTTCTGAGGAGACAGAAGTCGCACTTGCTGAGTATCTTGACAAGAATGGCCTGGATCAGGTTAAAGTTCGAATCAATGAATACGATCCACTGGGAGAGTGGAGGCGGTTACGAAAAAATAAATCTGTTAGTTGGGGTTGGAGATATACAGCCGGAACACTAACGGCCCTGCATTATACTTTACTCCCAGGTCGCATTATCGGTGGTGATAATTACAACCCGTTTACCAACACGATTAATCTTTACTCAGATCATGCAGCGGTTGCCTTGCATGAAGGGGGCCATGCCAAAGATTTTGCCTCTCGAAAATACAAAGGAACTTATGCAGTGGCAACAGCTCTGCCCGTGTTATCGCTTTGGCCAGAGGCGATTGCGACTAATGATGCGCTTGGTTATCTACGTGCAGAAGAAGATTACGAGGGTGAAGAGGAAGCCTATCGTGTGCTCTATCCTGCATATGCGACTTACGTTGCAGGTGCTGCTTCACCCTTGCTGTCTTATGGAGATTTAGTGATCACAGCCGGCGCGGTGATTCCAGGTCATTTATTGGGACGCTGGAAAGCTCATGAAGTGAAACAGGACCAGCTTGCACGAATTTCTTCTCGGCCAGCGATTCAACAAGTCTCATCTGAAAGTAATGAAATCCAGCAAGTGCAGAAAATCGATGAACCAGGTGTAGTTCGGCATATGCATTTCGAAAACGAATCAGAGCAGTAA
- a CDS encoding DUF3592 domain-containing protein, protein MRGRIFNHSRKKGRFIFLSLGIIFMGTGYFIAYHIGLPLIKEAKASTGWPTTTGVIQNSKVKVHRSNDSNSSTYSAEVVYRYQVEQNEFQSETVWFGGDISTSNRSMAQETVKKYPAKKQVTVYYNPNEPATAVLEPGVFTMTYFYYIFGWLFLGVGILSTGIPLFRTLFRIIVGNR, encoded by the coding sequence ATGAGAGGCAGAATCTTCAATCATAGTCGTAAGAAGGGGCGGTTCATTTTCCTTTCTCTGGGAATCATTTTTATGGGGACCGGTTACTTCATCGCTTATCACATCGGGCTACCTCTTATCAAAGAAGCGAAAGCTAGTACAGGCTGGCCCACAACAACTGGAGTAATACAAAATTCAAAAGTGAAAGTTCATCGTAGCAACGACTCTAACTCTTCAACTTATTCCGCTGAGGTAGTCTATCGATATCAGGTCGAGCAAAATGAATTCCAGTCTGAAACAGTCTGGTTTGGTGGTGATATTTCGACGTCCAATCGATCTATGGCACAAGAAACGGTAAAGAAATATCCGGCGAAAAAACAAGTGACGGTGTACTATAATCCCAATGAGCCTGCTACGGCGGTTCTCGAACCCGGTGTGTTTACGATGACTTATTTCTATTACATTTTTGGTTGGCTGTTTTTGGGAGTTGGTATTCTCAGTACTGGCATTCCGCTGTTTCGCACACTCTTTCGCATCATAGTCGGAAACCGTTAA
- a CDS encoding TIGR00266 family protein, with protein MQCHEVDYEIFGSDMQIVEIVLDSGESVVAEAGSMNYMEEGIRFEARMGDGSVPNDGFFGKIFKAGKRMLSGESLFMTHFTNDAPLEQRVAFAAPYPGKIIAIDMNKIGGSLTCQKDSFLCAALGTEVTMAFTQRLGTGFFGGEGFILQQLRGDGMAFVHAGGTVIKKKLAGETLRVDTGCIVAFTGSIDYNIERAGNLKSMVLGGEGLFLATLRGHGTVLLQSLPFSRLADRVLAHAPSAGGSSVGEGSVIGGLGDLFGDR; from the coding sequence ATGCAGTGCCACGAAGTCGATTATGAGATATTTGGTTCTGATATGCAGATTGTGGAAATCGTACTGGATTCAGGTGAATCGGTCGTTGCAGAGGCGGGGAGCATGAATTACATGGAAGAAGGGATTCGTTTTGAGGCCCGCATGGGAGATGGCTCTGTCCCTAACGATGGATTTTTCGGCAAAATTTTTAAAGCAGGAAAACGAATGCTGTCTGGTGAGTCATTATTCATGACTCACTTTACGAATGATGCACCACTTGAACAACGAGTGGCATTTGCTGCGCCCTATCCAGGAAAAATTATCGCAATTGATATGAATAAAATCGGAGGTTCGCTTACCTGTCAGAAAGATTCTTTTCTCTGTGCCGCATTAGGTACTGAAGTGACAATGGCGTTTACTCAACGACTGGGAACCGGTTTCTTTGGGGGAGAAGGTTTCATCCTCCAGCAACTTCGAGGCGATGGTATGGCGTTTGTGCATGCCGGAGGAACTGTGATAAAAAAGAAGCTGGCGGGAGAAACGTTGCGAGTGGATACAGGTTGTATTGTCGCATTCACTGGAAGTATTGACTACAACATTGAGAGGGCTGGAAATTTAAAATCGATGGTCCTGGGGGGCGAAGGCCTGTTTCTGGCAACCCTAAGAGGACATGGAACAGTGCTGCTGCAGAGTCTTCCCTTCTCTCGGTTGGCAGATCGTGTCTTGGCTCATGCCCCATCCGCCGGTGGTTCTTCTGTTGGCGAAGGTTCTGTTATAGGAGGGTTAGGTGATTTATTTGGTGATCGCTAA
- a CDS encoding FliM/FliN family flagellar motor switch protein, producing MAGFSQENVEAIFTLAGESMPALSDSFNQCFDFNYRLELGESGVWSPDELDPVFQGPGLVALFRIGEEAMMGLIPADIPLPDWYSNPGDSQSSRLQTLSLEWSMNLIPMDLGDVEEFKTYHVESLLAEVSQGVPSDWAALLRVNLFKEDETDGQSPSAVIPVIWPLTKPPVADSAEAEEDPEAPQAASSTSPPPPMSDTSTPNSSNNPLNRISKLPVQAIVTLATKKIEMSQLLSICPGSLITFDKACEDPLDLYINNEIYCQGEAVKIGENFGLKIDQVGLKKEYETKIIEF from the coding sequence ATGGCGGGCTTTAGCCAGGAAAATGTAGAAGCGATTTTTACCCTTGCTGGTGAAAGTATGCCTGCACTTTCTGATTCTTTCAACCAGTGTTTCGATTTCAATTATCGGCTGGAATTGGGAGAATCCGGCGTTTGGTCTCCAGATGAATTGGATCCAGTATTTCAGGGCCCCGGTTTGGTTGCCTTGTTTCGGATTGGTGAGGAAGCAATGATGGGGCTCATCCCCGCTGATATTCCTTTGCCGGACTGGTATTCAAATCCTGGAGATTCACAATCCTCCCGTCTGCAAACATTGTCTCTAGAATGGTCAATGAACCTGATCCCCATGGATTTAGGTGACGTTGAAGAATTTAAAACTTACCATGTCGAGAGTTTATTAGCAGAAGTCTCGCAGGGTGTTCCCAGTGACTGGGCAGCATTACTGCGGGTTAATTTATTCAAAGAAGATGAAACCGACGGCCAGAGCCCGAGCGCTGTGATCCCTGTAATTTGGCCACTGACGAAACCGCCAGTTGCAGATTCTGCGGAAGCAGAAGAAGATCCAGAAGCTCCACAAGCCGCTTCATCTACAAGTCCCCCACCACCTATGAGCGACACTTCTACACCAAATTCGAGCAATAATCCGTTAAACCGAATCAGCAAATTGCCTGTGCAAGCGATTGTAACACTGGCGACAAAAAAAATAGAGATGAGCCAACTCCTCTCGATCTGTCCCGGCTCACTCATTACTTTTGATAAAGCCTGCGAAGATCCTTTGGACTTATACATTAACAATGAGATCTATTGTCAGGGCGAGGCCGTAAAGATCGGAGAAAACTTTGGTCTGAAAATTGATCAAGTTGGCCTCAAAAAAGAATACGAAACGAAGATTATCGAATTTTAA
- a CDS encoding serine/threonine-protein kinase: protein MSSESKSERTITNQESLPEFFARPAPETDGPETIISPLDQTLSHTANQDKSDAQQNFARSSVWNRLFPPINADTDGQTETPNPSGMKLEHFIIRERIGRGGMGAVFRAIDTRLDRVVALKVLSPGQSKDPGSVKRFQNEAKSAARLDHENISRVFYIGEDQGLNFIAFEYVKGTNVREIIQSRGILPSAEAVNYALQVASALKHTNKAGVVHRDIKPSNIIITPGGRAKLVDLGLARKESDNASADLTSAGTTLGTFDYISPEQAKDPRNVDVRSDIYSLGCTLYHMLTGEPPYGEGTVLQKLLDHSGKKVPDPAAINKQLPRELSLVVQKMMASDPGDRYQTPEEVMYHLMQIANQLDLRGVNPEGLVWTSPSNTRIGFLEKHVGWITTVAVLLVVVVLLELYPTFDPSSVKVTQNADQNTVPPVKQNVTGTENTTPDVKTPLAEPDKVNSNGQTSTKAIASTNTPDSLNEKTSMEPVGSVTPSSLLSNSDEPNLTNSDENLDELKKLFQIPLLSSKKPINSLVDVEDSEKNKVLLKNDAETELAMSNRVAKTDSRIPLAPQSDKKMETVPEPFPQNGNGEFRKIEIPAITIIKPDGTPGQDFKTLNAACAAADDGSIIELGFTGIRKEAPIHINNKRVRIRAAKDRKPILLFEAIEKPAEGFETHMIQVANGSLELFELGIIVNVKNLDSDSWAIFSLKNAHDVRLHQVTVTCSNTTDQQVSLFEMNEPINQGLNDDSMMGKRPVKESTFVEIVNSILRCDGNAFSIRETAPTRLELTNSALMIAQSLIDLVGCNNKPEEGDHLELVLNHCTFLLGKGLSVMDSGTIPRELIPLHVSARNNIFFSKSDTPFVMMKGNTNENDFRQKLLTWRGSNNYYDRFETFWTIQSQQGTTGALSLDALDWKDIWGLSSDISSYQMKIPWIVDRQKLVDTPCSEIQAGQLQFNQPTDGSPTITAIDRTNAGADLVSLPELTEQPRTMKASEAE, encoded by the coding sequence ATGAGTTCCGAGTCAAAATCTGAGCGCACAATTACAAATCAGGAATCATTGCCTGAATTTTTTGCGCGCCCTGCTCCTGAAACGGACGGGCCTGAGACGATTATCAGTCCACTCGATCAGACTCTGAGCCATACGGCTAACCAAGACAAAAGTGACGCACAGCAGAACTTTGCGCGCTCCTCAGTTTGGAATCGATTATTCCCACCCATCAATGCTGATACCGACGGACAAACGGAAACTCCAAATCCTTCAGGAATGAAATTAGAACATTTCATCATTCGGGAGCGTATCGGTCGTGGAGGCATGGGAGCTGTTTTTCGTGCGATCGATACACGGCTGGACCGGGTCGTTGCTTTGAAGGTACTCAGTCCGGGTCAATCGAAGGATCCAGGATCGGTCAAACGCTTTCAAAACGAGGCTAAATCAGCAGCGCGTTTAGATCATGAAAATATCTCACGTGTATTTTATATTGGAGAAGATCAGGGATTAAACTTCATCGCCTTTGAATATGTTAAAGGCACGAATGTAAGAGAGATTATTCAGTCACGGGGTATTCTGCCATCAGCGGAAGCAGTAAACTATGCCCTGCAAGTGGCATCGGCCCTGAAACATACGAATAAAGCAGGTGTGGTTCACCGTGATATCAAACCTTCGAATATCATTATTACTCCTGGTGGTAGAGCAAAGCTGGTAGATCTTGGACTGGCGCGAAAAGAAAGTGATAATGCTTCCGCAGACCTTACCAGTGCCGGAACCACATTGGGAACATTCGACTACATTTCACCGGAACAGGCAAAAGATCCACGAAATGTGGATGTTCGTAGTGACATCTATTCTCTGGGTTGCACGCTATACCACATGTTAACAGGCGAACCTCCCTACGGAGAGGGAACGGTTCTACAAAAACTATTAGATCATTCTGGAAAAAAGGTACCTGATCCGGCAGCAATCAATAAACAACTACCACGTGAGCTTTCGTTGGTTGTTCAGAAGATGATGGCCAGCGATCCTGGTGACCGATATCAGACTCCCGAAGAAGTCATGTATCACTTAATGCAAATTGCCAACCAGCTTGATTTGCGTGGAGTGAACCCGGAAGGATTAGTTTGGACTTCGCCTAGCAATACACGCATTGGGTTTCTCGAAAAGCATGTTGGCTGGATTACGACTGTTGCTGTTTTATTAGTTGTTGTTGTTCTACTGGAACTGTACCCGACGTTTGACCCTTCTTCGGTGAAGGTGACACAAAACGCTGATCAAAACACAGTCCCCCCGGTTAAACAGAATGTAACCGGTACTGAAAATACCACTCCTGACGTAAAAACTCCTTTGGCTGAACCTGATAAAGTCAACTCGAATGGACAGACAAGTACAAAAGCCATAGCCTCTACCAACACTCCAGATTCTTTGAATGAAAAAACATCTATGGAACCTGTGGGTTCTGTAACCCCCTCTTCTCTCTTGAGTAACTCGGATGAACCGAACTTAACAAACTCAGATGAAAATCTAGACGAGCTCAAAAAACTGTTCCAAATACCATTGCTGTCTTCTAAAAAACCAATTAACTCTTTAGTTGATGTCGAAGACTCTGAAAAAAATAAAGTCCTTCTAAAAAATGATGCTGAGACAGAATTAGCAATGTCTAACCGTGTTGCGAAAACCGACTCACGGATTCCTCTGGCTCCTCAATCCGATAAAAAAATGGAAACGGTACCAGAACCATTTCCCCAGAATGGTAATGGCGAATTCCGTAAGATTGAAATACCGGCGATTACCATAATTAAACCAGATGGAACACCAGGCCAGGATTTCAAAACTCTAAACGCTGCATGTGCAGCCGCCGATGATGGAAGCATTATTGAACTTGGTTTTACAGGTATCCGTAAAGAAGCGCCCATTCACATCAATAATAAACGCGTTCGAATTCGAGCGGCTAAAGATCGCAAACCCATTTTACTATTTGAAGCCATCGAAAAACCGGCGGAAGGTTTTGAAACTCATATGATTCAAGTGGCTAATGGATCGCTGGAACTATTTGAGTTGGGAATTATTGTCAATGTGAAAAATCTTGACTCAGATTCCTGGGCTATCTTTTCTCTAAAAAATGCGCATGATGTTAGATTACACCAGGTGACTGTGACCTGTTCCAATACGACAGATCAACAAGTATCACTCTTTGAAATGAATGAACCCATCAATCAGGGTTTGAATGACGATTCTATGATGGGGAAACGCCCCGTGAAGGAATCTACATTCGTGGAAATTGTGAACTCAATTCTACGCTGTGATGGGAACGCTTTTTCGATTCGAGAAACGGCCCCTACGCGTTTGGAACTTACCAATTCTGCATTGATGATTGCACAATCATTGATAGACCTCGTCGGTTGTAATAACAAACCAGAAGAGGGCGACCACTTAGAATTAGTATTAAATCATTGTACGTTTCTGCTGGGAAAAGGTCTTTCTGTGATGGACAGTGGAACCATACCTCGCGAATTGATTCCACTCCATGTCTCAGCCCGCAACAATATCTTTTTCTCAAAATCTGATACTCCTTTTGTGATGATGAAAGGAAATACAAACGAAAATGATTTTCGGCAGAAACTATTAACGTGGCGAGGCTCTAACAACTATTACGATCGTTTCGAAACTTTCTGGACGATTCAATCGCAACAGGGGACAACGGGCGCACTTTCACTCGATGCGCTCGACTGGAAAGATATCTGGGGACTTTCTTCAGATATCAGCAGCTATCAAATGAAGATCCCTTGGATTGTCGATCGGCAAAAACTGGTAGATACTCCCTGCTCTGAAATCCAGGCTGGTCAGCTTCAGTTTAACCAGCCGACAGACGGCAGCCCCACAATTACCGCCATTGATCGCACAAATGCGGGAGCTGACCTGGTATCTCTACCAGAGTTGACAGAGCAGCCACGCACAATGAAAGCATCTGAGGCGGAATAG